Below is a window of Camelus ferus isolate YT-003-E chromosome 4, BCGSAC_Cfer_1.0, whole genome shotgun sequence DNA.
AGGCTTGGAGAAGCAGCCAGTCAGGATGGCTCAGGCGCGGCTAGACCTCTGTATGGCAGGAAGTCAAGTTGAGGGCCACAGTTCAGAGGCAGAGCTTGGAGATTTCAGGCTCTGGGCCATGGAATCTCTTTTCCTCCTTGACATTACTTCAGGCAGTGGCTCTGGAACAAAGATGGGTGCTAGGATCCCAGGAGAAGGAAAGACTGGAGGTGAGCAGGAGCACAGAGCAAGCACCAGGTCTCAGAGAACAGGGACACAGGCAGGAACACTAGCACAGCACCTGAGAATGAAGGGGGAGCCAGCCTTAGGGACAAGGAATGCTGGTGTATCAGGCCCTGAGGGCTACTCAGGTACTGGGGCTTTCTCTGGGACATCTCTGTACAAGTGGTGACCAACTGTATAACCCTGATCTCCGGAAAGTATATACAGATGTGTCTGAAAATAGCCCTTGACCTGGCCCTGTTGTAACGTGTACAGGATATGGCTAATCTCAGAAGGATTCAATTGAGTTACTACTGCTGTGGATGAAGAACAAACTGGAGGGGGTTCCTTCTGGACTTTAACACCATCAAACTCTCAGAAAAACACTAAACAGACTGGTGGTGCCAAGATGAAGAAAAGTGTAACTTACAGTGAATCACGTTGCCTTTAAAAGCATGGTGTCCCTCTCTTGTGCTTAACgatatttaatcttattttccttttattagcCCAATAACAAACAGGCtgtattcagtttattttatacatttctttctttaaacttctgttgtttacaGCCACGTACTATGAGACTAATAAAATTagttgccttttttaaaaattgggcatCTGTGTGCCAGATATCATACATGTGTATTATGATCTTACAATAGTACTATGCGTTAAGTGTTAGTATCCCCATTTCacatttgagaaaactgaggctcctaGAGATTAACTACCCAAGATCATACAAGCTAATAAATGGGGAAGCCAGGCTGTGGATCCAGGAGTGTCTGATGCCAAAGCCCGCACTGCCTTCAAGTGAACACCATTCAGAGGTATCCCTTCCATCTGAACTCTGTCTACTCCCTGTAacaatttgcaaacatttttattcaaaattcacCATCTGAATTGAAAATCCATTATAATCTGCCTGTGGGCACCCATGAAATGTTTACGCTGTGTCTGAGACTGACTGATAAGAGGTACCGCTGTGGTTGTAGTTCAGCTGTCCTTCCCCCAGGACAACGCTGCTTAAATGTGCGACGCATTAGATATGAGCATCTGCCCCACATTACCCAGCCAAAACTTTCTGTTTGATAAAGTGAAACTTGCTCAACTTGACATTTATCATTggtcagaggaagaggaggaggagaagcaatGAATATTCAGTGTCAAatccttggaataaatttaaatgatgCAGACGATATAATGATTGCAGCTGCAAGTGACATGGGTAGAAACATCGCATTCAGAAATGCAGTCACAGCCCAGTCTCAGGTTGTCAAAAGctatagaaatgaaagcaaagacaTGCAAACGAACGTAAGTTTTTGATTTCCTTCATCCCACTGCTTCATGTGCAGCTTTGTTTGACAGTTCACAGCCACACACTTCTGGGATCCCTAGAGCCAAGGAGAGAAGACTGTCCCAGGATTTAGCTCCAGGCGAATCTCAGGTATCTGCGGCTTCACTTAGTCCTTCACAGGCTCACTCTAGCCCACCCCATCTCAGTTAACTCTTCAATCAATAAGCAACCATTCAAAAAATCACCTTGCTTGCTTATTTTGCTAAATGTTATTTATACttgtatttctttaacattttattttattgcttatttaCATTAATATACATTCACTGCACTCTGGAGGGAAAGCGTACTTTGCATTATGCACACACGAACACCCACTCATGAAGCATTAAAGAACTGGTGTTTTAAATGCTTCATATTATGCAGAAATTATTGGTGGAATGTCATACATTAGAATCCATGCATTTTATATTAGACATTAGACACTAATAAGTGTCTGAAAGTGTTTTAGTGCTATTTAGGGAAACTGGCTGAGGTTTCTGGATGAGGTAGGAgtgctttattgtttttctcagtATAAGATAATGGAAAGGACTCATACTATCTGGAAACTTACTAGCCAACACATTTCTAGGAACAGGCTAGATTCAAGTAAAAGGAGATGACTGTACTATCAAAAGTTTTGAGTGGCCTCTGTCTGAATCATCAGGGCTTCCAGCGACGTGTAGAGGCCAAGACCACCAATTCTGTTGCTGCTTAAACCCTCCTTTGTATCTTGCTCTCATGTGAACCCTTCAAACATCTGACAGCTGGTTGGATAACTGACTAGGTTCTGAAACTTCCAGTGAGAAATgcagttaaaatatttcagtcattATTTGCCTTAGATGTTACGGGTTAAATCCTATGATCTAAGCCTCCCTAGCCCCGAGTCCACATCTATGACACAGCAACTACCCAATTTCTCTGGCCCCCTAAAGGGTCTGTACTCATCACTTTCAATTCCTCTTTTGGACCCATTCCAATCAGGCTTTTAATCCCTGGCTTAGGATCTTATCAAAGCCAACAATGCCTCCACATCACCAAATCCAATGGTCAATTTTCAACTTATTCATGTATCAGCTTTGACACCACTGATTATTTCATCCTCTTTGATGTATTTTCTTCGCTGTTCAGGCAGGTGGATAGAAGATGGCGACCTGCACCTGCATGAGGCTCTCGATGTCCCAAGGACCACTTCCAGGGGAGAGGGTTTGCCTGGCTGGAGACAGTGGGGTAAGTAAGACTGCGCAGTGTGATCATTTGGGATttctaaaaaaatgataacaacaatcatgaaaagggagaaagaagatgttCACTCAGAGAATCTAGAACTTTCTCATCATTGAAAACAGACTGAACGATCAcattaaacaaaagaaacaaaagaggagatGATTTGCAAAATCCAGGGAGACACCGCATGAGCGAAGTTATCAGTGCTCACACAATTGGATAAGAAAATAATCTAGATGGCCAGCGAAATCTGGGTCCACAGGATGTTCCATCCAGCTTTCCCCATCTGAGGGCTGTGGCACATCTGTCTGCTCTAACCTGCAATCTGCTTACTGGCCTCTCAACACGGCGCTGCCCAGATGCCCTCTTTCTGCTCCTTGTGCTCCCAGACACCCGCCCCTCCAGGTTTGGGCACCCATCTTTTAGCCATGGACCTGGTGCTTAAAGTGCAACATTAGCTCCTCTGTGCAGTTTTATGAAGAgtcttaatttattaataaaacaatcagaaaaatatttctaaaaatgaaatttgaggtgattattttactttttgctatATAAACAATTACTATATTATCCTTTAACTATATAAACAATTACTTtcaattcttcattttctcttctgaactatgaccatatacatatattattttccagAGTTATAAATTCTGTTATATGTTAATATAACAATtacgttttaaaaaaaaacttactatattctaaaaatttatgGGTTTACATagtcattttattacttttaatggcTTTATATTATCAACTATTATTTTACTGTGATTGACTTGACTACTCTGAAACTGTCaagtgtttaattttctttaacgttgtttaattatatatataacaaatactGCTGCGATAAAAAATCTTTTGCgtatagcatttaaaaaacaacttttgattctttcttttagATATATTGCCATGGTTGGGCTTACCAGGTCAGATGATACAACTGTTTCTTGTGATGTGTGAAATGGTCCTCAAGGGTGTGAAAATCATTGCCAGTGATTTGCAAAAATGCCCCAATGCACAGGACCTTCATAGCCTCGCCACGCGTGTTTTACAACTAATCATTTTTTCCTGTGTTAGGTATtccaacttttatttattaattagtgTGGTGGActactttttatatgtttttcctATCTCCCCATGtatgaattatatatttatatcctttGCCCACTTACGCATTTCAGAAAAGGTGAGGATTTTTACTAAAAAGAGCTACTAACCCCTTTCCTACCACATGTTTTCTCCACTTTTAAGCTTTCCTGTTAGCTCTGTTTTGTTAGATTTTATTATACAGATGTTTGAAATTCTATATGGTGctatttgttttgattattgGACACTCTTCTATTGTTTCAGTTAGAAAATAACAGTTGTTGGGATGTTTTATGACCagttgctttatttttgaaaaataatgaacactTCTGTTCACCTTGAGCTTTTTTACCAAAGACTGGAACATACCACTTTCCCTTTATTGAGACTTTTAATTTCAGCCCCATGCTGCAGAGGTACCTTAGCCAATAAAAGGCCACTCCCATCCCGGGGTGGCCAGCCTTCCTTTATGCCCAGTTTGATCTTTACTTAAgatcttactattttttaaattgacaaccTACAGacgcatacacatacacaaaacgtTGTGAGAACAAACATCATGTAAAACTAACAACAATTTATTTGTGGGTCAGAGTTAGCCTAAGAGCTCTCAGACTCTCAGCTCTCCTTTATCCACACAGCTTTTATTGCTGCTAGTGTCCCTCCAGTGTTATGGTTTTTCACTACGAATCAGCTAATAATGCTTTAGAGCTGACACATGGTTTGCTGCTGTTCACACAGTCACCAGGCACTGGGACAGCCACGGCAGCCAGTGCGAAAGGAGAGAGGTCCAGTTCTCATTCATTCTGGTGAATGGATTCCTTCATCATGCTGCCACTTTGTCTTAAAAACCATCCAAGCCTCTCCCTTTTTAAGGCAGGCAAAACAGATAAAGCACAGTAGACAGACTAAAGACCCACTTTAAATCCTAACAGAGAGACTCAATAGCATGTGAAGAAtggaatttgtaataaaaaaaaaaattcctgaaggtTTTTCCTTGAGAATTCCTCTAAAGCATGATAGAATTAGAGAATGAACCAACTGAGCTAAGGCCATATTTTTTcctatggtttttaaaaaaaaaacaccccaaaacagTGTCTAGTGCTTTGGGGCGTGCAACATATGGCAGAGAGCAGACACAATCTATTAATACAGGATTCATAACAACATATTGTTATTGATGTCTATAGCCTCAAAGCATATTGGTTGCTGTTGTCAGTTTAATCTAAATACTGTCACTTATTTTTCAAGATGAGATGAAAGTGAAAGATGATCTAAGACTGCCTGGCCTAATGTTTGGTTTACTTTTTGCAATACATAGAACCCAAGAGGTAGGAGCTGCCTGCTCCTTGACAAGCAATTCACCTCTTTTGTAAAAATTGAGGCTTGGTTTGATTACATTAATaatattatcagaaaaaaaaactgaggcaaTTAAATATAAGAaccataaaaatagaaagcaatgCAGTGAGATGGAAAAAGCTCAGTATTTGGGGTCAGAAAGCCTGGTCAAGTCCCTGctttgccacttaccagctgggaTACCTTGGAGAAGATTCTAGATCTCTCTACAGCATTCATCTGTGAAACTGAGGTGATGGCACCCACCTCACAGTGTGGTTATGATGATTATATGATATAGCAAATGTAACAGGACCTGGAATAGCTGTTCAATAAGCCTTAACTGCTACTATCACCCCCAGGAGCTATACAGAACTAGACCTGTTGGCAACTGgcaaccaaaaagagaaaaaagcaaagcattcTAACTTGGAAGTGAATGTGATCTTTCTTCCCAAAAATCCATACAGTCAGATCTTTCTGGTTGCTGAAGCTAAAAACAGGCTCATAGTTCAAGGTCACGGCCACAAAGCCTTGGGTAGCTATGTTAGGTAGACTAGTCAAGCAATTAGCTTGTAGATTCCAGCCGTTCCAGAAGCTGAAGTATTTTTCCTATTCCTGTTAAATTTGAATATGCAGTCCAACATGTTTCAAACCCTCTGTCATAATTTTaagatttccttattttaatgcACACATTGCAGAGTATATAAACAATGTCTCTTTGCGAAGCCCTCTTGGCTGGCCATTACATATGCTCCCTTTTCTCATGCAAGGTTTCCTCCACAAAGTCAACAGCTTGGGCTAGAGCAagagtcttttaaattttctccagtTGAGAAGTCCGTTGTTCCCTCTGCCAAGGAGAGGATGCGGAGGACCTTGACCTTGCTTCTGTTCTGAATTAGGATCACACAAGCAGTCTGTTAACTTGAGAGCAGATGTGGCTAAGAACTAAGTAAGGGTTCAAAAGGAACCAACAGGCCTCCTGTCTCCCTTATATATTCACCTaatgaaacagaaggaagaggggaagggaaggaccTTAGTAGAGTGAACATGTTTGCTCTAGAACTTACACGTTTTATCTTTTTGAATCCTCAAGATAACTGCAGGATGGACCCTCATTTTAATAAGGAGAAatgacacagagaggttaagtaacttgctcatgCTCACACAGATAATATTACAGACTGTGATAAAAACCCAGCTGTAACTGAATCCAAATCCAGGTGTATCTGAATCTCTGAACTGCTACCCTCAAATGGGGTATAACTCTTATTGCTACAGGGTTGGGAGCATTTAcattaatccatttttttttaggaCTCCACAGGAAATAAAGGGGCAGGGCTACCTATTCTTTGTGGTTCATAAgtaatttatcaaataaaaagtaTGGCAGAGTGCCGTGGTAGATGGGTGCTCTGACTGTAATTAAATTTGTGAATTTACTTGTCctactttttttttgagggggtagaGACAAGATTAGCTACCAGCCTCTTCAAAATATAAGGATAATAAATCTTGAAACGAATCTTACTTGTCCTGAGAAAAATCACCTGGGTTTTGTCCTTTGGCTAAGTACATGTAGGGAGGGCACGTCTTGTCCTGGTATTCTGAAAGCCTTAAGCACCTTCTCTACTGGGACTGATCCACTGTGAGAAACAGGCCCGGTGGGAAGTGGCAGACGTTGGGACCAGTCCTGTCCCAGCTCCGCTGAGGAAAGCCTGTTCTCTGGGAACTGACAGTAGTAAGTGGGACCTCAAAGAACTGGTAACATCTAGGGTGCAGGCATCAGTGTAATTACTGGTACACTGGctctccaaaacaaacaaaaccaaaacaactcTGTTTTTGCTCTTTTCCATGATGCACTACTCCCACCACTGCTGATTTCAAGCTATCGACATGACGTCGCTGTatgtggagctggggagggatgTGCATGCTTTGGCTCTCGCCCAGTGTGAACAGGCTCCAGCATACAGCTTGGCTGCAGGTTTTTTTAGGGTGTGAGGGACTCTGGGATGACTGTTACATTAGGGAAAAGGCTTCCCAGGATGAGAAAGCTCTCAGCTGCCCTGCCAGGTCCAGGTCTGACTTTCAAAACTAAGCTTTGCCAGTGAAGACAGCATCCACCTTTGCTGCAGAGAGGTGCCTGTCCATCTCTGCACCTCTTGAGTACCAGGAGCAACAGCACTTCAGCATCCAGGGGAGACTCCACTGCAGCTAGAATCTTCACCGCCTCTGCCTATTGGAAAGATGATTCTGAATCTGTCCCATTCTGTCCAACTGGAGTGGGGCTGAGTATTGGAGGTGAGAGAACTTTCCTGGAAGTTCTCTGCCCTGTTTGAGTGGAAGCCCCCTTAACGAAATTTAATACTGGAGTGGGCAGCCAATTCTGAAAATGCACCTCCACGGAGACCGAGAGTTAGGTTGGGCATTTAGTCCCGGCTTTGTATTTCTTACAAGAGCCCTGAGTTTCTGTCCTGAACATTTTCTGTTCAGGAGCTGGAGCAATGAAACAGGAGGAGCCTGACAGGATTCCTAACCCCCAAGACATGCTCAGAGATTTCTGGATGCACCAGGGGGATTGGGCTTTggttttagaaaaggaaagatgggTGTTTGTTGCCTAGAGAGAGGTGATTAAAAGATGCTCAGCCAAGAGAAATATAGTCATCCCCTGTTGCTACAATTAGCAGTTAACAACCTGTCAAAAGACACCTGAACACCACAAGTAAATGGAAACAGTTCACCTAACACCTGATTTGAATCGtgcaatttttttccatatataaagatatgagaagtaaaggaaaagatgtacattttcttatttttgaactttaaaagtTCTTAACTCTTTATAGTTTAGTCTCTGaatcaaaacaaagacaaagatgTTCATAAAATTCATTTCCGTTTCTTTCCCCCACACTCCCTTCATGTTCTCCCCTAGTCAGGACTCAGGGTGATACCATTACCCTGAATCACTGACAGCGGAAGAATTAATAACTGCCGTAGTCGAGgttggtgttagaaaatgttgcTTCACAAGGAGAAATACTTCCCAGCAGGTCAGAGAGACAGCTGCTGGGCCTCTTGAGCTGATctttgaagagacagagaagaaagaaaaagttgttGGGTGGAGCTCTTAGGAAAGCTCAAAAAATTGCCGCCAACTTCTTGTGGACTTCCAGGCCTCCGACCACAGCACTGAATTCCTGGAAGGATATTTTGCCGTCGCCGTCCTTGTCCACCGCGATGATGGTTTTGTCCACGAGCTGCTGCAACTGCCAGTCTTCCAGGTTGTCCCCCACCATCATCTTCAGCACCTGGAAGAGCTCCCCGTTGGAAATGTAGCCGTCTTTGTCCATGTCGTAGATGTTGAAAGCAAACCTCAGCTTCTGCTCCTCTTCTCCCCTGACACTGAACTGGGAGGTCCCCAGGATGAACTCCCTGAAGTCCACCTCTCCGTTGCCGTCAGTGTCGAAGATGTCGATCACTCGCTGCACCAACGGGTTCTCCTGCAGCTCGGGCAGGGACATGAACTCCTCCACGCTCAGGGTGCCCGATTTGTCCAAGTCCAGCTTCTTAAACCGCTTGCTCAGCTGTTTAATTTCATCTTGGTCAAAGTGGGAGCACATCTCCACCGGGTAACTGGTCTCATTTCCCATTGCGGAGCCAGCTCACAGGgtaggaggagggagcagggacggTGGGCGCGCGCGGGGCTGGAAAAGGGACCGTTGCGCTGCCTGGAGGGGTCGGGGGCCGGGTGGGGAGGGCTCGCGGGACCCCCACGACCTGTCGAGAAAATAGGCGGCTCTGGGAGCCAGGCGGGGCAGTCGGGGGACGAGTGGAGAGATGTGAGAGGAGGGGCGGGAGAGGGGAGctgagggggggggggagaccggaagacagggaggagagaggggagctggggaggtgcTGTAAAGAGGCTAAGCAAGGGGAtaccccctttcttccttctctcagcaCTTTAACCCTTATCTCTCTTactattattttatcttctcacATCCTcgcttttcctttttgtgttggAAAGGAAACTCCAAGGGGGCGGGGCCGCAACTGCATTCCTCACCACAGTAtccccagcacagtgtctgacagGAGTCTGCGCTTAAGATACGCGGAATCACTGCATGAACTGCACTCAAGGACTCTTGATGCTCATTTGCAGGCCTTGTGCCAGGTAATGGGATTTTCTGTGGTGAACAAGACACAGTCCCttgcagatgactggataaagaagccgtgatacacacacacacacacacacacacacacacacacacaatgagtactactcagccataaaaaagaataaaataatgccatttgcagcaatatggatggacctggagattgtcattctaagtgaagtaagccagaaagaaagaaaaatatcatatgatttcagtcatatgtggaatcgaaaaaaaagacaaatgaacttatttacaaaatataaacagattcacaaacatagaaaacaaacttattgtcaccaggggggaaaggggtgggaaaggataaattgggagactgagatttgtagatactattatatataaaacagataaacaacgaggtcctactgtataacacagggaactatgctcagtatcttgtagtagcctataatgaaaaggaatatgaaaatgaacatatgtgttcatacgtatgactgaaacgttatgctgtataccagaaattgacacaacattgtaagctgactatacttcaataaaaaaaagaacaaaaacaaaacaaaacaaggcaaaacaaacaaagacagTCCGTTGAGAAATCTAGTTTAGTAAGCGGTCTGGCTTTTAGGATGTAGCACTATTTGCTCTGTCTCTTTATCATGTATATTCAAAAGGATCAAGAGTAATatgcttgattttcttttgtagttcTGGGATGGCGTTTAATATGAGCTTTGGATTATACCGTTTTCAGTCATAATGTTTCTGTTTAACGACTGTGAAATCTTGGACAGAGTTACTTATCTGAGTCATCATctgcttatctgtaaaacaaggatatgACTGCTAACTTACAGCATCatttttaggattaaatgagatagaatGCATAAAGTATTAGACTCAGTGCCTAGGACATAGGTCCAGATATGGTAgatgttattattattgcctAATGGAGGCTTGCCTAGAAAATTCTAATAGACTGTTTGCATATATAGACATTCAGATATACTCAactattcatttgttttctgcacaaatatttactgagcatctacagTATGAGAAGCATACAATAGTGACCTAAGGCTGTCTCTGTCCTCATGGACTTTGCCATTTGCAGGGAAGATGCACATTCACTAAACTAACATGCCCCCAAACGTGCAGGTGAACCTGTGTTGAGTGTTATGGATCAGAAGTAACACAACAGGAATCTGATCTAGTCAGAAAGATGAACAAAACCTCTCTTGAGGAAGTGATGATTGAGCTGAAAGAAATTTCAAGGAGAAGCTACTGGATGTTTTGGGCAGGGATGAGAGGTCCAAGAAGAAAGAAGTACATGTGCAGAGGGA
It encodes the following:
- the PPP3R2 gene encoding calcineurin subunit B type 2; its protein translation is MGNETSYPVEMCSHFDQDEIKQLSKRFKKLDLDKSGTLSVEEFMSLPELQENPLVQRVIDIFDTDGNGEVDFREFILGTSQFSVRGEEEQKLRFAFNIYDMDKDGYISNGELFQVLKMMVGDNLEDWQLQQLVDKTIIAVDKDGDGKISFQEFSAVVGGLEVHKKLAAIF